From the Leptospira sp. WS60.C2 genome, one window contains:
- a CDS encoding ATP-dependent Clp protease ATP-binding subunit, giving the protein MKQYDSNVQGALDIAQTEAIRRQNTEITPYHLVWGFMTLPTSVSGKALIKYKSTVDEFLKKQARASGEIPFESLRTSPKLAQWFTMASSRAAENGREELKEADFLKFLPQILPELKINYEDLNVKETDEEVPNFLVNLNDLAREGKLDPVIGRSKEIRSVMEILGRRSKNNPVLVGSAGVGKTAIVEGLAEQIVKGRVPDVLKGKTIYSLDMGQLMAGTKYRGEFEEKLTALLRYIKGQAGEAILFIDEIHQLVGAGKTEGAMDAANLLKPALARGELHCIGATTGDEFQKYILGDQALERRFRAVPVNEPSKEDAIEILMGIRDKHEIHHGIKISDEAIYASVLLSDQYITDKFLPDKAIDLVDEAASALKLSAEAMPTELVELESEIRSKKIFAQVEKKNEDILLEIEVLEKKFQEGKEVWEKEVNSLKQIASIKNKIDRVKFDLDAAQQRADYTEASRLKYAVLPELEKELSTFQNSWILERNHIAAVISRQTGIPVEKILKTKQENLLHLEEDLNSVVYGQKESIREIADTLLTSYAGISSETRPLGSFLLKGPTGVGKTETAKAIAKFLFDQETNLVRLDLSEYSEKHSVAKLIGAPAGYVGYDEGGILTEAIRRKPYSVVLFDEVEKAHPDFSDILLQILDEGRLTDNKGRTINFKNTIVILTTNSKNIESDFKPEVLGRLDAILTYHSLDSSIMEKLIEKQLRSLNERLKVKGIVVELSESTEHILREQGFDPKFGARPLGSVFNRIVNRPLAKAILSGTLAEGRYRADWNGDDLQFALIADPVGKK; this is encoded by the coding sequence ATGAAACAATATGACTCAAACGTCCAAGGTGCCTTGGACATTGCACAAACAGAGGCGATTAGGAGACAAAATACAGAGATCACTCCTTATCATTTGGTCTGGGGATTTATGACCCTACCAACTTCTGTTTCTGGGAAAGCTTTAATTAAATATAAATCTACAGTGGATGAATTTTTGAAGAAACAAGCGAGAGCATCGGGGGAAATCCCTTTTGAATCCCTTCGAACCTCTCCTAAACTTGCTCAATGGTTTACCATGGCATCTTCTAGAGCCGCTGAGAACGGAAGAGAGGAGTTAAAAGAAGCCGATTTTTTGAAGTTTCTTCCGCAGATTTTGCCTGAGCTTAAGATCAATTACGAAGATTTGAATGTAAAAGAAACGGATGAAGAAGTTCCCAATTTTTTGGTAAACTTAAATGATTTAGCGAGGGAAGGCAAGTTAGATCCAGTCATTGGTCGTAGCAAAGAGATCAGATCCGTGATGGAAATTTTAGGTCGAAGATCAAAAAATAATCCTGTTTTAGTTGGTAGTGCAGGTGTCGGTAAAACTGCCATTGTGGAAGGTCTTGCCGAACAAATCGTAAAAGGTCGGGTGCCTGATGTATTAAAGGGAAAAACCATTTATTCTCTGGATATGGGGCAATTGATGGCAGGAACCAAATACCGTGGGGAATTTGAAGAAAAACTAACGGCACTTTTGCGATATATCAAAGGCCAAGCGGGCGAAGCAATCCTATTCATCGATGAAATTCATCAATTGGTTGGTGCAGGTAAAACGGAAGGAGCTATGGACGCTGCCAATCTTTTGAAACCGGCACTCGCCAGAGGCGAATTACATTGTATTGGTGCTACTACAGGTGATGAATTTCAAAAGTACATACTTGGTGACCAAGCGTTGGAACGACGATTTCGTGCTGTTCCAGTGAATGAACCAAGTAAAGAAGATGCGATTGAAATCTTAATGGGAATACGAGATAAACATGAAATTCATCATGGGATTAAGATCTCAGACGAAGCCATTTATGCATCCGTACTTTTGTCGGACCAATACATCACCGATAAATTTTTACCAGATAAAGCGATTGATTTGGTTGATGAAGCTGCATCTGCATTGAAATTATCTGCCGAGGCTATGCCGACTGAGTTGGTGGAATTAGAAAGTGAAATTCGTTCCAAAAAGATCTTTGCCCAAGTGGAAAAGAAAAACGAAGACATACTGCTAGAAATTGAAGTTCTAGAGAAGAAATTTCAAGAAGGAAAAGAAGTTTGGGAAAAAGAAGTTAACTCTTTGAAACAGATTGCTTCTATCAAAAATAAAATTGATCGAGTGAAGTTTGATTTGGATGCAGCACAACAAAGAGCGGACTATACGGAAGCATCTCGTTTGAAATATGCAGTGTTACCAGAATTAGAAAAGGAGCTAAGCACATTTCAAAATAGTTGGATCTTGGAGAGAAACCACATTGCAGCTGTAATCTCAAGACAAACTGGCATTCCTGTGGAAAAGATTCTGAAGACAAAACAAGAAAACCTTCTACACCTAGAAGAGGATTTAAACTCGGTTGTATATGGACAAAAAGAATCGATTCGTGAAATTGCAGATACTCTGTTGACATCCTATGCTGGTATTTCTTCGGAAACAAGGCCTCTTGGTTCTTTTTTATTAAAAGGACCAACTGGGGTAGGTAAAACTGAAACGGCAAAAGCGATCGCTAAGTTTTTGTTTGATCAAGAAACAAATTTAGTTCGCTTGGATCTAAGTGAATATTCAGAAAAACATTCAGTTGCCAAACTCATTGGAGCTCCTGCAGGTTACGTTGGTTATGATGAAGGTGGGATATTGACAGAAGCCATTCGTCGTAAACCATATTCTGTAGTATTGTTTGATGAGGTAGAAAAGGCGCATCCTGATTTTTCAGATATTTTGCTTCAGATTTTAGATGAAGGTAGATTAACAGACAACAAAGGTAGAACTATCAATTTTAAGAATACCATTGTGATCCTAACTACCAATTCAAAGAATATAGAATCTGATTTTAAGCCAGAAGTTTTAGGTAGATTGGATGCAATTCTGACCTATCATTCGTTAGATTCTTCGATTATGGAAAAACTAATCGAAAAACAACTTCGATCGCTAAATGAACGATTGAAGGTGAAAGGGATCGTCGTTGAGCTGTCGGAAAGTACGGAACACATTTTGAGAGAACAAGGCTTTGATCCAAAATTCGGGGCAAGACCTCTTGGCAGTGTCTTTAACCGAATCGTAAATCGACCTCTAGCAAAAGCGATTCTTTCCGGAACTCTTGCTGAGGGTCGCTACCGTGCCGATTGGAATGGTGATGATTTGCAATTTGCACTCATCGCCGATCCAGTTGGAAAGAAGTAA
- a CDS encoding SpoIIE family protein phosphatase → MASLPLSIEESKPYRDIGRYFEYTIPQNPEVTLQEIQREGTLWRPNPNNVISFPRSQRPVWLKITLIHYGNFPHTFFLHLSNPVVDIFELHSEINGKWITQWSGEQVLQKNKSIYSHLSAFPITIQANETRTIYLKIRSDNPIFSFVSLYNSRTFIAYSKRQDIFFAAYFGAGFMMFLFSLFLAHTLRYQKFFYFFFYLATVLLLNTYSTGFIQYLEIGNSNSWKNYLFPITIFLSSIFGLLFALEFLETKVFFPKINKLAKTYIIVLVISILAIFLLELRSFIQFTVGLISILILLIIGISALTLIKGKKKLEATLFLLAFGSLLLGAIFNTLTVQGLIKPFHIASYSLPLGSALEVFFLSLALVLRVSDYRKSNEQKQELDLQLKIAQKLQNGLLPQKRSHALHYPLGFRYSPATDIGGDFVEIIVNEKENDIGLFLCDVSGHGIPAAMIASMTKVSLEIWNDTLEKPALAAEKIRKSLLSSLAGHFLSAFFVYINPTRNILRIANAGHLPLLHIDRQGNINTYTSYGRAINEFIKSDIIEKTFPLPNEGTLILFTDGVIEARNIHSGELFGEDRFHNLIQSLATKHPQIICDTVIEEIEKFQKSKRSDDDITILALSLDTN, encoded by the coding sequence GTGGCTTCCCTGCCGCTTTCCATAGAAGAATCAAAACCGTATCGTGATATTGGAAGGTATTTTGAATACACAATCCCGCAAAATCCAGAGGTAACCTTACAGGAAATCCAAAGAGAAGGTACACTCTGGAGACCAAATCCAAACAACGTGATCTCATTTCCACGTTCCCAACGACCTGTTTGGTTAAAAATCACCCTGATCCATTATGGAAATTTTCCCCATACTTTCTTTTTGCATCTTTCCAATCCCGTTGTGGATATATTCGAGCTTCACAGTGAAATCAATGGAAAATGGATCACACAATGGTCAGGAGAACAAGTTTTACAGAAAAATAAGTCAATTTATTCACATCTATCAGCTTTTCCTATTACTATCCAAGCAAATGAAACTAGAACCATATATTTAAAAATTAGATCTGATAACCCAATCTTTAGTTTTGTCTCGCTTTATAATTCAAGAACCTTTATCGCTTATTCCAAGAGACAGGATATTTTTTTTGCCGCTTACTTCGGTGCAGGGTTTATGATGTTCTTATTTAGTTTATTTTTAGCACATACACTCCGTTACCAAAAGTTCTTTTATTTTTTCTTTTACTTAGCAACCGTATTATTATTAAACACATACTCAACTGGTTTTATCCAATATTTAGAAATCGGTAATTCCAATTCATGGAAAAATTATTTATTCCCGATTACAATTTTTCTGTCCTCAATCTTTGGATTGTTATTTGCCTTGGAATTCTTAGAAACAAAAGTATTTTTTCCAAAAATTAATAAATTGGCCAAAACGTATATTATCGTTTTAGTAATTTCGATATTGGCAATTTTTTTATTAGAACTCAGGAGTTTTATTCAATTCACAGTTGGATTAATTTCTATATTAATTCTTCTAATCATCGGAATCTCTGCATTAACTTTGATTAAAGGAAAAAAGAAACTCGAAGCCACTTTATTTCTTTTAGCTTTTGGGTCCTTACTTCTTGGTGCCATATTTAATACATTAACTGTGCAAGGTTTGATCAAACCATTCCATATTGCTTCTTATTCATTGCCACTAGGATCTGCATTAGAAGTGTTTTTTCTTTCATTAGCGCTTGTTCTACGAGTATCTGACTACCGCAAATCGAATGAACAAAAACAAGAATTAGATTTACAATTAAAAATTGCACAAAAATTACAAAATGGACTCTTACCACAAAAGAGATCCCATGCTTTGCATTATCCGTTGGGATTTAGGTATTCACCTGCAACGGATATTGGCGGCGATTTTGTTGAAATCATAGTGAATGAAAAGGAAAATGATATTGGACTCTTCCTGTGTGATGTATCTGGTCATGGAATTCCTGCAGCAATGATTGCATCAATGACAAAAGTTTCTTTGGAAATATGGAATGATACATTAGAAAAACCGGCCCTTGCAGCAGAAAAAATTCGAAAATCTCTATTAAGTTCCCTTGCAGGACACTTCCTAAGCGCTTTCTTTGTATACATAAATCCAACAAGAAACATTCTCCGCATCGCCAACGCAGGACACTTACCACTACTCCATATAGATCGACAAGGAAACATCAACACCTACACGAGTTATGGCCGCGCTATCAATGAGTTTATCAAATCAGATATCATTGAAAAAACGTTTCCATTGCCCAATGAAGGAACCCTAATTTTATTTACTGATGGTGTGATCGAAGCAAGAAATATTCACTCTGGCGAACTATTTGGCGAAGATCGATTTCACAATTTGATTCAGTCATTGGCAACAAAACATCCTCAGATCATTTGCGATACAGTGATTGAAGAAATTGAAAAATTTCAAAAATCGAAACGTTCCGATGATGATATTACGATTCTTGCATTATCCTTAGATACAAACTAA